The following proteins are encoded in a genomic region of bacterium:
- a CDS encoding MFS transporter: MSRSTPLVSSRAAPEPSRAKRPIPRLLLIGAGGFLVAISWQVVVPVLPLHLSKIGYTPAQVGTLVSVLSLAMGLVEMQVGRIVGVFGRRHTLLGGLFANSIGMVLVAHARVVGAMGSALAAVGVSRATFWPPLHATVADTASDEKRGQAFGVFWFWTSVAFLTGPVIGGLIAAHFGDRAAFYLGAAFSLVAIPVVIAVTTPGRPRPGVPTGGVRDVLKNGLILRVCLVNHLYYAATGIWTTFLPLYIARQGLSVVTVGWVLTVQGLTYALVQLPTGRMVDQWGSQRLILPGVIGRSVIALFVPLLHPNGSAAFIALGALYGLVGGTIPVAFTTLVARLVPQDKYTTAMGIYNSSGDLGFFVGPLIGGAASLLGLWGPFVLCLPIGTAAVLIALKGIPETGRLEETA, translated from the coding sequence GTGAGCCGTTCAACGCCGCTGGTCTCCTCCCGGGCCGCCCCGGAGCCCAGCCGGGCCAAGCGACCCATTCCGCGTCTCTTGCTGATCGGCGCGGGAGGTTTTCTCGTCGCGATCTCCTGGCAGGTTGTGGTCCCGGTCTTGCCCCTGCATCTCTCCAAAATCGGATACACCCCGGCTCAGGTTGGGACGCTCGTCAGTGTGCTCAGCCTGGCCATGGGGTTGGTGGAGATGCAAGTCGGCCGCATCGTTGGGGTTTTCGGACGCCGCCACACGCTGCTCGGCGGCCTGTTCGCGAATTCAATCGGCATGGTGCTCGTGGCGCATGCGCGAGTCGTGGGCGCGATGGGATCGGCGCTTGCCGCAGTCGGCGTGTCGCGCGCCACATTCTGGCCCCCCCTTCATGCAACGGTGGCCGACACGGCATCCGACGAGAAGCGCGGCCAGGCTTTCGGCGTCTTCTGGTTCTGGACGTCCGTGGCGTTCCTCACCGGGCCCGTGATCGGCGGGCTGATCGCGGCCCACTTCGGCGATCGGGCCGCGTTCTACCTTGGAGCGGCATTCAGCCTCGTCGCCATCCCCGTCGTCATCGCCGTCACGACACCAGGGCGCCCGCGTCCGGGCGTGCCCACCGGAGGCGTCCGCGACGTTCTCAAGAACGGATTGATTCTCCGGGTCTGCCTCGTCAACCATCTCTACTACGCGGCGACGGGAATCTGGACGACTTTCCTCCCGCTCTACATCGCTCGCCAGGGGCTCTCGGTCGTCACTGTGGGGTGGGTGTTGACCGTCCAAGGGCTGACCTATGCGCTCGTCCAGTTGCCCACCGGCAGGATGGTCGATCAGTGGGGCTCGCAGCGACTGATCCTGCCTGGCGTAATCGGTCGCTCCGTGATTGCCCTATTCGTGCCCCTCCTTCATCCTAACGGCTCGGCCGCGTTCATTGCGCTGGGGGCTCTGTATGGTTTGGTCGGCGGCACGATCCCGGTCGCTTTCACAACCCTCGTTGCGCGGTTGGTTCCGCAAGACAAGTACACGACCGCAATGGGCATCTACAATAGCTCCGGCGACCTAGGTTTCTTTGTCGGCCCGCTCATCGGCGGCGCGGCGTCGCTCCTTGGATTGTGGGGTCCGTTTGTCCTCTGCCTGCCGATCGGGACCGCGGCTGTGTTGATCGCCTTGAAGGGAATACCGGAAACGGGGAGGTTGGAGGAAACCGCTTGA
- a CDS encoding DUF1761 domain-containing protein encodes MNVNWLAVLVAAVVSFIVGGIWYSPAVFGKQFMTLAGLKKDDRKGSRPEPGLLLGAFIVALITSSVLDKVIIWTQSGTVLQGAKIGFWMWLGFIATTRAGEYLFTGRPTGLYLVTSGHNLVALLITGALLAAWH; translated from the coding sequence ATGAACGTCAACTGGCTCGCGGTCCTCGTCGCGGCGGTCGTTTCCTTCATTGTGGGAGGAATATGGTACTCGCCCGCCGTCTTCGGAAAACAGTTCATGACGCTCGCCGGCTTGAAAAAGGACGACAGGAAGGGGAGCCGCCCCGAGCCCGGCCTCCTCCTCGGGGCCTTCATCGTCGCCCTGATCACGTCGTCAGTGCTCGACAAGGTGATCATCTGGACGCAGTCGGGGACGGTCCTTCAGGGGGCGAAGATCGGATTCTGGATGTGGCTTGGGTTTATCGCAACAACTCGCGCGGGCGAGTATCTCTTCACCGGTCGACCGACCGGCCTCTATCTGGTCACCAGCGGCCACAACCTCGTCGCACTCCTCATAACCGGGGCTTTGCTGGCCGCCTGGCACTGA